In Metopolophium dirhodum isolate CAU chromosome 7, ASM1992520v1, whole genome shotgun sequence, one genomic interval encodes:
- the LOC132948587 gene encoding THO complex subunit 7 homolog, translating to MNDEEVIWRKLLIDGDGIGDDRRLNILLKTYLKWCNTKYTDPVESQKAMEKMLVHLNLCEHAMKKSQAVSRMNVEEMLMYDNMSSEIDHNITNTKTEIDRAKEELKKAKTIRRNRMEYDVLAKLIIQHPPRTDTAKRLDDLKDELQALKMTKNEINQKLDKRRKQLHVLMSALNDLTDSLDDNGSMSEDMSYETFDDEDLDILTRKDDVEEPMSD from the exons atgaatgacg aagAAGTAATTTGGCGTAAGCTGCTCATTGATGGCGATGGAATCGGCGATGATAgacgtttaaatattttgcttaaaacatatttaaaatggtGTAATACTAAATACACAGATCCCGTTGAAAG tcAAAAGGCTATGGAGAAGATGTTGGTTCATCTCAATTTATGTGAGCATGCAATGAAGAAATCCCAAGCCGTTTCACGTATGAATGTAGAAGAAATGCTAATGTATGACAATATGTCCAGTGAAATTGATCATAAcataacaaatacaaaaactGAGATAGATCGCGCAaaagaagaattaaaaaaagcCAAAACCATAAGGCGAAATCGAATGGAATATGATGTTTTAGCCAAGCTTATTATTCAACACCCTCCTAGAACTGATACTGCTAAACGTCTTGATGATTTAAAAGATGAACTTCAAGCATTAAaa atgacaaaaaatgaaataaatcaaaaactggATAAGAGACGAAAACAACTGCACGTACTTATGTCTGCATTAAATGACTTAACAGATAGTTTAGATGATAATGGTTCGATGAGTGAAGATATGTCATATGAGACATTTGATGATGAAGACCTTGATATATTAACAAGAAAAGACGATGTTGAGGAGCCAATGTCTGattaa
- the LOC132948588 gene encoding protein C19orf12 homolog isoform X1: protein MIGENIFRVIIINKSSRKMSSIAPQSVVKSLEVVGEIFQEENIKICVKESVKGGLITGIAALVGGLLGGKSGLIAGGVMGTVAACSMTKDFKSLLQIINEMDYEKQKKLFDTIQNVISSIDMSDVVKLVVLLSTSQSIKQAVIHETINFLRNEMSLEICRS from the exons ATGAttggtgaaaatatttttcgt gtaattataattaataaatcttcAAGAAAAATGTCATCTATTGCGCCTCAAAGTGTGGTAAAATCCCTTGAAGTAGTTGGTGAAATTTTCCaggaagaaaatataaaaatatgtgttaaagAATCTGTTAAAGGTGGCCTTATAACAGGCATTGCAGCTCTGGTTGGCGGATTACTCGGTGGAAAGAGTGGTTTAATTGCTG GTGGAGTAATGGGTACAGTAGCTGCTTGTTCAATGACTAAAGATTTTAAATCTCttctacaaattataaatgaaatggactatgaaaaacagaaaaaactttttgataccatacaaaatgtaatatcatcAATTGACATGAGTGATGTAGTCAAATTGGTGGTTTTATTAAGCACAAGTCAATCAATAAAACAAGCTGTCATTCATGAAACTATTAACTTTTTGCGCAATGAAATGAGTCTGGAAATATGCcgtagttaa
- the LOC132948588 gene encoding protein C19orf12 homolog isoform X2, which translates to MSSIAPQSVVKSLEVVGEIFQEENIKICVKESVKGGLITGIAALVGGLLGGKSGLIAGGVMGTVAACSMTKDFKSLLQIINEMDYEKQKKLFDTIQNVISSIDMSDVVKLVVLLSTSQSIKQAVIHETINFLRNEMSLEICRS; encoded by the exons ATGTCATCTATTGCGCCTCAAAGTGTGGTAAAATCCCTTGAAGTAGTTGGTGAAATTTTCCaggaagaaaatataaaaatatgtgttaaagAATCTGTTAAAGGTGGCCTTATAACAGGCATTGCAGCTCTGGTTGGCGGATTACTCGGTGGAAAGAGTGGTTTAATTGCTG GTGGAGTAATGGGTACAGTAGCTGCTTGTTCAATGACTAAAGATTTTAAATCTCttctacaaattataaatgaaatggactatgaaaaacagaaaaaactttttgataccatacaaaatgtaatatcatcAATTGACATGAGTGATGTAGTCAAATTGGTGGTTTTATTAAGCACAAGTCAATCAATAAAACAAGCTGTCATTCATGAAACTATTAACTTTTTGCGCAATGAAATGAGTCTGGAAATATGCcgtagttaa
- the LOC132949588 gene encoding GTP:AMP phosphotransferase AK3, mitochondrial, whose protein sequence is MSSTKRLLHALIMGAPGSGKGTVSERIVQSFDMLHISSGDILRKMIREKTDFGIQVNKFVSNGQLVPDELMLKTIGGELNRLSSADRSWLLDGFPRTKSQALSLFKIAPVQVVISLDVPFDIIINRVKGRWIHAPSGRVYNTDFNAPKVLGFDDVTGEPLMQRDDDKPESVKKRLEIYSEMAGPILEYYAEQNVLAKFSGKTTNEIWPQVYKYLTTKIEPKEKLA, encoded by the exons atgtcatcGACGAAAAGATTATTGCATGCCCTCATCATGGGTGCCCCAGGCTCTGGAAAAGGAACTGTGTCAGAACGGATAGTTCAATCTTTTGACATGCTACACATATCCAGTGGTGACATACTCCGGAAAATGATACGAGAGAAGACTGACTTCGGCATACAAGTTAACAA ATTCGTGTCCAACGGGCAACTCGTGCCTGATGAACTCATGTTGAAAACTATTGGCGGCGAGTTGAACCGTTTGTCGTCAGCTGATCGCAGTTGGCTGCTGGATGGCTTCCCAAGGACCAAATCACAGGCACTGAGCTTATTCAAAATAGCACCTGTCCAAGTAGTAATCAGCCTTGATGTGCCCTTTGATATCATCATCAATAGAGTTAAAG GTAGATGGATTCATGCACCAAGTGGACGAGTCTACAACACTGATTTTAATGCACCTAAGGTACTCGGCTTTGATGATGTAACTGGTGAACCATTAATGCAACGCGACGACGATAAACCAGAATCTGTTAAAAAACGTTTGGAAATATACTCCGAGATGGCTGGTCcgattttagaatattatgctGAGCAAAATGTTTTAGCAAAATTCTCAGGTAAAACTACCAATGAAATTTGGCCTCAAGTCTACAAATACTTGACCACCAAGATTGAACCCAAGGAAAAACTTGCATAA
- the LOC132948382 gene encoding uncharacterized protein LOC132948382 — MKWFQERAILSPTNEQVDKLNDLILSRFDAQSQIYYSVDTVLEKEDAVHFPTEFLNYLTPSGVPPHTLILKIGAPIILMRNLSPPTLCNGCGNGKTVLIPRIPIIPSDIPFKFGRILFPVKLAFAMIINKAQRQTLDVAGIDLSIQCFSHGQLYVALSRVTSKFNLYVFAPDPVKVDNVVYKEIF; from the exons ATGAAATGGTTTCAAGAAAGGGCTATTTTGTCACCAACAAATGAGCAAGTCGACAAATTAAATGATTTGATTCTATCTAGGTTTGACGCTCAATCACAAATATACTATTCAGTTGATACAGTTTTAGAAAAAGAGGATGCAGTCCATTTCCCAACTGAATTTCTCAACTATTTAACGCCTTCTGGAGTCCCACCGCATacactgattttaaaaataggggcacctattattttaatgagaaaTTTGAGCCCACCCACACTTTGCAACG gCTGTGGTAAtggaaaaactgttttaatacCAAGAATACCAATTATACCCTCAGATATACCTTTTAAGTTTGGACGGATTCTATTTCCCGTTAAATTAGCATTtgcaatgattataaataaagcaCAGAGACAAACACTTGACGTTGCTGGAATTGACCTAAGCATTCAATGTTTTTCTCACGGTCAACTATACGTCGCCCTGTCACGTGTGAcatccaaatttaatttgtatgtttttgcCCCCGATCCAGTAAAAGTTGATAACGTTGTTTACAAAGAAATTTtctaa
- the LOC132948861 gene encoding protein Daple isoform X1 produces MEITLTEKEEFMQEHLVVWLQSCLNKPEKLSVYENLIDGTLIYEVLLLIDPEPLYHTILSGQNDPSIRIQNINCILKNIKMLYEEELGQVILTMPDCLRLGREPYSKHSFEDMKLLLLLLLGCAVQCPNKESFIERIKTLPIESQHALVHYIKQITESQQIVITQENAEQLTTDLMISHIRQLVKERDQYLQMWTELEEKRFSNSKPLEAGGLTISISSSGDNQNYAIELADWKAKLRKLRHELEEKTEALAEAKEELEQTNLTAVKLKEELQQIKVDARSAKAYRDEVDALREKASNYEHLEIEIKKYKEKLGDLDYYKSREEELTQNNLLLQETRETLEEQLVKFRRRASQLQEMESQLLHFKQNINTLTLERDAHLRKIDELINENAQLDLLNKSFQCNESFNKEIDNDSYFDHIGSKDNSLCEQLSTSAQSHALRLELENKKLTSTIECLQDNIRHQNNEIILELEKDKKLLSLQLEETENNRNRLHQHSKSIENDLSTIKNEYKKLVETNELLKIKIEIKSEEFESLKRENKRLEKELKENSSLHTNEKSDLVQGLELKNNNLEKDVSKLKGTLDKKLEEIDNLISEIDMLKKEKEVLNKNLEDYDKQIHRLRAIENEFHDLKSKYTVEVAATKAVQDDLVSEKRKSQQIMENLDKLGLALDQSAEPENVLDQIVSSPEVVKAVREKITKDTNMGHEIKTVNVAQMEVDLTTLKSKVHSLNSQHTALQLANTQLAAEKEETQKELDSTNSAFSKLQILHNQLTIEYEEQLKQKDSLKNDLKEARFSLKEKLSQLKSVETKLKRENEQFKAELITVKHLPAEHAKLKDDFRALFTANEKLKADLRNGLDAKELVEVHEKEMESLKSKLTDSNARYMVLQQMTSTFVEDRRSLMEHVTMLITQYHELLTQSLEDKEQYHLEEKNNTDKLNHLSRQKEKLEEKIMDHYRKLNSCSITKKKTFGSTWIRKVKKAGTELMNKSRMSWHEDMARRGIDSDTSLDLDDNQSNHQEYSDNLSSLGTPGTRQTLYLSGEENDVDEGSIIASHSLSNSPLTPSYRNEQKLPHTTDDEIKDSSNNSTVRSSKTLLTKEDTNWYEYGCV; encoded by the exons atGGAAATAACATTAACGGAAAAAGAAGAATTCATGCAGGAACATTTAGTTGTTTGG ttacaatcATGTTTAAACAAACCAGAAAAATTAAGTGTATATGAGAATTTAATTGATGGAACATTGATTTATGAAGTATTACTTTTGAT AGATCCTGAACCATTATATCATACTATTCTTTCGGGTCAAAATGATCCATCTATTAGGatccaaaatattaattgtattttgaaaaatataaaaatgttgtatgaa GAAGAACTGGGACAGGTTATATTGACAATGCCTGATTGTTTACGTTTAGGACGAGAACCCTATTCAAAGCATAGTTTTGAAgacatgaaattattattgttattattgcttGGTTGTGCCGTTCAATGTCCAAATAAAGAATCATTTATTGAGCGTATAAAAACATTGCCTATTGAATCTCAACATGCActtgtacattatataaaacaa ataacaGAAAGTCAACAAATTGTAATTACTCAAGAGAATGCAGAGCAATTAACAACTGACCTTATGATCTCTCATATTCGGCAATTGGTTAAAGAACGTGATCAATACCTTCAG atgtgGACAGAGTTAGAAGAAAAGCGGTTTTCTAACTCCAAACCTTTAGAAGCTGGTGGTTTAACCATATCTATTAGTTCTAGTGGCGATAATCAAAATTATGCCATTGAACTTGCTGATTGGAAAGCAAAACTTCGAAAACTTAGACATGAATT agAAGAAAAAACAGAAGCATTAGCTGAAGCTAAAGAAGAACTTGAACAAACTAATCTTACAGCAGTTAAATTAAAAGAAGAG CTTCAACAAATCAAAGTAGATGCTAGATCAGCAAAAGCATATAGAGATGAAGTAGATGCTTTACGTGAAAAAGCATCCAACTATGAACACCTGgagatagaaataaaaaaatataaagaaaaattaggagatttagattattataaatctcGAGAAGAAGAGctcacacaaaataatttgctcctCCAGGAAACAAGAGAAACTCTCGAAGAACAACTTGTAAAGTTTCGAAGACGAGCTTCTCAATTACAAGAAATGGAATCACAGTTGTTACActttaaacaaaatatcaatacattgaCATTAGAACGAGATGCACACTTGAGAAAAATTGATGAACTTATCAATGAAAATGCTCAGCTTGATCTACTTAATAAATCTTTTCAATGTAATGAGAGCTTTAACAAAGAAATTGACAATGATAGCTATTTTGATCATATTG GTTCAAAAGATAATAGTTTATGTGAACAACTAAGTACTAGTGCTCAATCACATGCACTAAGACTtgaattggaaaataaaaaacttacatCAACTATAGAATGCTTGCAAGATAATATAAGacatcaaaataatgaaataatattagagCTAGAAAAAGATAAGAAGTTACTTTCATTGcag CTGGaagaaactgaaaataatagAAATCGTTTACATCAGCATAGTAAATCAATTGAAAATGATCTTTCTACTATAAAGAATGAATATAAAAAGTTAGTTGAAACTAatgaattgttaaaaataaaaattgag ATTAAATCTGAAGAATTTGAAAGTTTGAAAAGAGAAAACAAAAGATTGGAAAAAGAACTTAAAGAAAATAGTTCACTTCATACCAATGAAAAATCTGATCTTGTTCAAGGTTTggagttgaaaaataataatttggaaaaagatgtatcaaaattaaaagGAACATTAGAT aagaaATTAGAAGAAATAGATAACCTAATAAGTGAAATAGatatgttaaaaaaagaaaaagaagtgttaaataaaaatctagAAGATTATGACAAACAAATTCATCGTTTACGTGCTATTGAAAACGAATTTCATgatttgaaaagtaaatataccGTAGAAGTGGCAGCTACAAAAGCAGTTCAAGATGATTTGGTATCAGAAAAACGGAAATCTCAACAGATAATGGAAAACTTAGATAAATTAGGTTTAGCATTGGATCAATCAGCTGAACCAGAAAATGTATTAGACCA aaTTGTTTCAAGCCCTGAAGTAGTGAAAGCTGTAAGGGAGAAAATCACAAAAGATACTAATATGGGCCATGAGATAAAAACTGTTAATGTTGCTCAAATGGAAGTTGATTTAACAACTTTAAAATCCAAAGTACATTCTCTCAATAGTCAACATACTGCATTGCAATTAGCAAACACTCAGTTAGCTGCAGAAAAAGAagaa acaCAAAAAGAATTGGACTCAACAAATTCAGCTTTTTCTAAACTTCAAATACTACACAATCAATTAACAATTGAATATGAAGAACAACTAAAACAAAAAGATTCCTTAAAAAATGATCTCAAAGAAGCCAGATTTTCtcttaaagaaaaattaagtcaGTTGAAAAGTGTTGAAACAAAGCTTAAACGagaaaatgaacaatttaaagcAGAATTGATTACAGTTAAACATTTACCAGCTGAACATGCTAAATTAAAA gATGATTTTAGAGCATTATTTACAGCAAATGAAAAACTTAAAGCTGATCTTAGAAATGGATTGGATGCTAAGGAATTAGTTGAAGTTCATGAAAAAGAGATGGAATCTCTTAAATCTAAATTAACAGATTCCAATGCTCGCTATATG gTACTTCAACAAATGACTAGTACTTTTGTAGAAGATAGAAGATCATTAATGGAACATGTTACCATGTTAATTACACAATACCATGAGCTTTTAACTCAATCACTAGAAGACAAAGAACAATATcatttagaagaaaaaaataacac TGATAAATTGAATCATTTATCTCGCCAGAAAGAAAAActtgaagaaaaaataatggATCATTATAGAAAACTTAATAGTTGCAGTATTACAaagaa gaAAACCTTTGGATCTACTTGGAttagaaaagtaaaaaaagctGGTACTGAATTAATGAATaag agtcGTATGTCTTGGCATGAAGATATGGCTAGAAGAGGGATTGATTCAGATACAAGTTTAGACTTAGATGACAACCAATCAAATCATCAAG
- the LOC132948861 gene encoding girdin isoform X2: protein MKLLLLLLLGCAVQCPNKESFIERIKTLPIESQHALVHYIKQITESQQIVITQENAEQLTTDLMISHIRQLVKERDQYLQMWTELEEKRFSNSKPLEAGGLTISISSSGDNQNYAIELADWKAKLRKLRHELEEKTEALAEAKEELEQTNLTAVKLKEELQQIKVDARSAKAYRDEVDALREKASNYEHLEIEIKKYKEKLGDLDYYKSREEELTQNNLLLQETRETLEEQLVKFRRRASQLQEMESQLLHFKQNINTLTLERDAHLRKIDELINENAQLDLLNKSFQCNESFNKEIDNDSYFDHIGSKDNSLCEQLSTSAQSHALRLELENKKLTSTIECLQDNIRHQNNEIILELEKDKKLLSLQLEETENNRNRLHQHSKSIENDLSTIKNEYKKLVETNELLKIKIEIKSEEFESLKRENKRLEKELKENSSLHTNEKSDLVQGLELKNNNLEKDVSKLKGTLDKKLEEIDNLISEIDMLKKEKEVLNKNLEDYDKQIHRLRAIENEFHDLKSKYTVEVAATKAVQDDLVSEKRKSQQIMENLDKLGLALDQSAEPENVLDQIVSSPEVVKAVREKITKDTNMGHEIKTVNVAQMEVDLTTLKSKVHSLNSQHTALQLANTQLAAEKEETQKELDSTNSAFSKLQILHNQLTIEYEEQLKQKDSLKNDLKEARFSLKEKLSQLKSVETKLKRENEQFKAELITVKHLPAEHAKLKDDFRALFTANEKLKADLRNGLDAKELVEVHEKEMESLKSKLTDSNARYMVLQQMTSTFVEDRRSLMEHVTMLITQYHELLTQSLEDKEQYHLEEKNNTDKLNHLSRQKEKLEEKIMDHYRKLNSCSITKKKTFGSTWIRKVKKAGTELMNKSRMSWHEDMARRGIDSDTSLDLDDNQSNHQEYSDNLSSLGTPGTRQTLYLSGEENDVDEGSIIASHSLSNSPLTPSYRNEQKLPHTTDDEIKDSSNNSTVRSSKTLLTKEDTNWYEYGCV from the exons atgaaattattattgttattattgcttGGTTGTGCCGTTCAATGTCCAAATAAAGAATCATTTATTGAGCGTATAAAAACATTGCCTATTGAATCTCAACATGCActtgtacattatataaaacaa ataacaGAAAGTCAACAAATTGTAATTACTCAAGAGAATGCAGAGCAATTAACAACTGACCTTATGATCTCTCATATTCGGCAATTGGTTAAAGAACGTGATCAATACCTTCAG atgtgGACAGAGTTAGAAGAAAAGCGGTTTTCTAACTCCAAACCTTTAGAAGCTGGTGGTTTAACCATATCTATTAGTTCTAGTGGCGATAATCAAAATTATGCCATTGAACTTGCTGATTGGAAAGCAAAACTTCGAAAACTTAGACATGAATT agAAGAAAAAACAGAAGCATTAGCTGAAGCTAAAGAAGAACTTGAACAAACTAATCTTACAGCAGTTAAATTAAAAGAAGAG CTTCAACAAATCAAAGTAGATGCTAGATCAGCAAAAGCATATAGAGATGAAGTAGATGCTTTACGTGAAAAAGCATCCAACTATGAACACCTGgagatagaaataaaaaaatataaagaaaaattaggagatttagattattataaatctcGAGAAGAAGAGctcacacaaaataatttgctcctCCAGGAAACAAGAGAAACTCTCGAAGAACAACTTGTAAAGTTTCGAAGACGAGCTTCTCAATTACAAGAAATGGAATCACAGTTGTTACActttaaacaaaatatcaatacattgaCATTAGAACGAGATGCACACTTGAGAAAAATTGATGAACTTATCAATGAAAATGCTCAGCTTGATCTACTTAATAAATCTTTTCAATGTAATGAGAGCTTTAACAAAGAAATTGACAATGATAGCTATTTTGATCATATTG GTTCAAAAGATAATAGTTTATGTGAACAACTAAGTACTAGTGCTCAATCACATGCACTAAGACTtgaattggaaaataaaaaacttacatCAACTATAGAATGCTTGCAAGATAATATAAGacatcaaaataatgaaataatattagagCTAGAAAAAGATAAGAAGTTACTTTCATTGcag CTGGaagaaactgaaaataatagAAATCGTTTACATCAGCATAGTAAATCAATTGAAAATGATCTTTCTACTATAAAGAATGAATATAAAAAGTTAGTTGAAACTAatgaattgttaaaaataaaaattgag ATTAAATCTGAAGAATTTGAAAGTTTGAAAAGAGAAAACAAAAGATTGGAAAAAGAACTTAAAGAAAATAGTTCACTTCATACCAATGAAAAATCTGATCTTGTTCAAGGTTTggagttgaaaaataataatttggaaaaagatgtatcaaaattaaaagGAACATTAGAT aagaaATTAGAAGAAATAGATAACCTAATAAGTGAAATAGatatgttaaaaaaagaaaaagaagtgttaaataaaaatctagAAGATTATGACAAACAAATTCATCGTTTACGTGCTATTGAAAACGAATTTCATgatttgaaaagtaaatataccGTAGAAGTGGCAGCTACAAAAGCAGTTCAAGATGATTTGGTATCAGAAAAACGGAAATCTCAACAGATAATGGAAAACTTAGATAAATTAGGTTTAGCATTGGATCAATCAGCTGAACCAGAAAATGTATTAGACCA aaTTGTTTCAAGCCCTGAAGTAGTGAAAGCTGTAAGGGAGAAAATCACAAAAGATACTAATATGGGCCATGAGATAAAAACTGTTAATGTTGCTCAAATGGAAGTTGATTTAACAACTTTAAAATCCAAAGTACATTCTCTCAATAGTCAACATACTGCATTGCAATTAGCAAACACTCAGTTAGCTGCAGAAAAAGAagaa acaCAAAAAGAATTGGACTCAACAAATTCAGCTTTTTCTAAACTTCAAATACTACACAATCAATTAACAATTGAATATGAAGAACAACTAAAACAAAAAGATTCCTTAAAAAATGATCTCAAAGAAGCCAGATTTTCtcttaaagaaaaattaagtcaGTTGAAAAGTGTTGAAACAAAGCTTAAACGagaaaatgaacaatttaaagcAGAATTGATTACAGTTAAACATTTACCAGCTGAACATGCTAAATTAAAA gATGATTTTAGAGCATTATTTACAGCAAATGAAAAACTTAAAGCTGATCTTAGAAATGGATTGGATGCTAAGGAATTAGTTGAAGTTCATGAAAAAGAGATGGAATCTCTTAAATCTAAATTAACAGATTCCAATGCTCGCTATATG gTACTTCAACAAATGACTAGTACTTTTGTAGAAGATAGAAGATCATTAATGGAACATGTTACCATGTTAATTACACAATACCATGAGCTTTTAACTCAATCACTAGAAGACAAAGAACAATATcatttagaagaaaaaaataacac TGATAAATTGAATCATTTATCTCGCCAGAAAGAAAAActtgaagaaaaaataatggATCATTATAGAAAACTTAATAGTTGCAGTATTACAaagaa gaAAACCTTTGGATCTACTTGGAttagaaaagtaaaaaaagctGGTACTGAATTAATGAATaag agtcGTATGTCTTGGCATGAAGATATGGCTAGAAGAGGGATTGATTCAGATACAAGTTTAGACTTAGATGACAACCAATCAAATCATCAAG